One genomic window of Solanum dulcamara chromosome 12, daSolDulc1.2, whole genome shotgun sequence includes the following:
- the LOC129876074 gene encoding protein EI24 homolog isoform X2, translating into MRLVGICLVSSCMMESMGPLAERGRSKSKQALLLWVDGVREACCLHRVIIYSLRSKQLAIRTGQCFLLNGFIFLGSIFVLKSVIIPALEWILPGHCRQINSRQSCSFSSILELYRFLRVGLVQLFYVFWFYPLYIFSLILSNIWYNDIAKYGFFALENYGAHDTKLSDQKESQTLQNTVHREYSTDLEGVMISIAEQLYSVLLLTFFFMEVYVTGFIPYMGKALNFMLLSWLYAYYCFEYKWNLSGLSLDKRLDFFETNWAFFAGFGNPCVLAIFLFSPLVSCGAMAILFPLFVLTATGSEADKIVALPRRKWRGAGLGRIPIFFIADYMSMRVLKLFSLKSRQQMKENKTL; encoded by the exons ATGAGATTAGTTGGGATTTGTCTCGTCTCGTCTTGTATGATGGAAAGCATGGGCCCATTAGCGGAGAGAGGGAGAAGCAAGTCAAAGCAAGCATTGCTGCTGTGGGTGGACGGCGTAAGAGAGGCTTGCTGTCTCCACCGTGTGATCATCTACTCTCTCAG GTCAAAACAGCTTGCCATCCGTACGGGTCAGTGTTTTTTGTTGAATGGATTCATCTTCTTAGGAAG TATCTTTGTTCTGAAATCAGTTATCATCCCTGCATTGGAATGGATATTACCTGGTCATTGCCGACAAATCAATTCACGACAGTCATGTTCATTTAGCAGTATTTTGGAGCTCTATCGATTCTTACGTGTTGGACTCGTACAACTTTTTTAT GTTTTCTGGTTTTACCCATTGTACATATTCAGCCTTATTCTCAGCAATATCTG GTACAATGATATTGCTAAATATGGGTTTTTTGCTTTGGAGAATTATGGGGCTCATGATACAAAGTTATCTGATCAAAAGGAATCCCAAACTTTGCAAAACACAGTTCATAGGGAATATTCAACTGATCTTGAAGG GGTTATGATTAGTATAGCAGAACAGCTTTATTCGGTCCTCTTGCTGACTTTCTTCTTCATGGAG GTTTATGTTACTGGATTTATCCCCTACATGGGGAAAGCTCTAAATTTTATGCTTCTGTCGTGGTTGTATGCATACTATTGTTTCGA GTATAAGTGGAATCTGTCTGGACTAAGCTTAGACAAGAGGCTGGATTTCTTTGAAACAAACTGGGCATTTTTTGCTGGTTTTG GAAATCCATGTGTCCTGGCAATATTTCTATTCTCTCCACTAGTGAGCTGTGGGGCTATGGCTATATTGTTTCCACTG TTTGTTTTGACCGCAACAGGCTCAGAAGCTGACAAAATTGTTGCCTTACCTAGAAGAAAATGGAGAGGTGCTGGATTGGGAAGGATACCAATATTTTTCATTGCCGATTACATGTC AATGCGAGTCTTGAAACTCTTTTCTTTGAAATCACGTCAGCAAATGAAAGAGAACAAGACACTCTGA
- the LOC129876074 gene encoding protein EI24 homolog isoform X1: MRLVGICLVSSCMMESMGPLAERGRSKSKQALLLWVDGVREACCLHRVIIYSLRSKQLAIRTGQCFLLNGFIFLGSIFVLKSVIIPALEWILPGHCRQINSRQSCSFSSILELYRFLRVGLVQLFYVFWFYPLYIFSLILSNIWYNDIAKYGFFALENYGAHDTKLSDQKESQTLQNTVHREYSTDLEGVMISIAEQLYSVLLLTFFFMEVYVTGFIPYMGKALNFMLLSWLYAYYCFEYKWNLSGLSLDKRLDFFETNWAFFAGFGNPCVLAIFLFSPLVSCGAMAILFPLFVLTATGSEADKIVALPRRKWRGAGLGRIPIFFIADYMSTFYDMVESSKSYIRRMVLSKGGLFWLCRRLKEATAIKGRSFKSWRGRDISNCSLKFLQMWQIHFGYYG, translated from the exons ATGAGATTAGTTGGGATTTGTCTCGTCTCGTCTTGTATGATGGAAAGCATGGGCCCATTAGCGGAGAGAGGGAGAAGCAAGTCAAAGCAAGCATTGCTGCTGTGGGTGGACGGCGTAAGAGAGGCTTGCTGTCTCCACCGTGTGATCATCTACTCTCTCAG GTCAAAACAGCTTGCCATCCGTACGGGTCAGTGTTTTTTGTTGAATGGATTCATCTTCTTAGGAAG TATCTTTGTTCTGAAATCAGTTATCATCCCTGCATTGGAATGGATATTACCTGGTCATTGCCGACAAATCAATTCACGACAGTCATGTTCATTTAGCAGTATTTTGGAGCTCTATCGATTCTTACGTGTTGGACTCGTACAACTTTTTTAT GTTTTCTGGTTTTACCCATTGTACATATTCAGCCTTATTCTCAGCAATATCTG GTACAATGATATTGCTAAATATGGGTTTTTTGCTTTGGAGAATTATGGGGCTCATGATACAAAGTTATCTGATCAAAAGGAATCCCAAACTTTGCAAAACACAGTTCATAGGGAATATTCAACTGATCTTGAAGG GGTTATGATTAGTATAGCAGAACAGCTTTATTCGGTCCTCTTGCTGACTTTCTTCTTCATGGAG GTTTATGTTACTGGATTTATCCCCTACATGGGGAAAGCTCTAAATTTTATGCTTCTGTCGTGGTTGTATGCATACTATTGTTTCGA GTATAAGTGGAATCTGTCTGGACTAAGCTTAGACAAGAGGCTGGATTTCTTTGAAACAAACTGGGCATTTTTTGCTGGTTTTG GAAATCCATGTGTCCTGGCAATATTTCTATTCTCTCCACTAGTGAGCTGTGGGGCTATGGCTATATTGTTTCCACTG TTTGTTTTGACCGCAACAGGCTCAGAAGCTGACAAAATTGTTGCCTTACCTAGAAGAAAATGGAGAGGTGCTGGATTGGGAAGGATACCAATATTTTTCATTGCCGATTACATGTC GACTTTTTATGACATGGTGGAAAGTTCGAAAAGCTATATAAGGAGGATGGTGCTGAGCAAAGGAGGTCTTTTTTGGTTATGCAGAAGGTTGAAAGAAGCTACTGCCATAAAGGGGAGAAGCTTTAAATCTTGGAGGGGTAGAGATATCTCTAACTGTTCTTTAAAGTTCCTACAAATGTGGCAGATTCATTTCGGTTATTACGGTTAA